The Geotrypetes seraphini chromosome 8, aGeoSer1.1, whole genome shotgun sequence genome includes a region encoding these proteins:
- the FAM222A gene encoding protein FAM222A, with protein sequence MLACLQRSQNPPAQHLICPSKALEPRKCEAMASVHSPRYPSPAELDAYAQKVANSPLTIKIFPTNIRVPQHKHLNRTVNGFDTTGQRYSPYPVHTSGYQGLLAIVKASSKSIVKNSEGKRAKMSPAQIGVAPYPVSSTLVQGQTCNGQLNYHQKQMEAPIPPNVTVATSIVPIPGRNLTLQQSNLPSIQSIIYQINQQCQAQASHQACQGVVVTNPSPAKHGMVNGFATMATGAVTYAGTVLQDCRGGADLAANANAAVALGPKPAVYPDGMDYLIWQQKQQQLRMYSGGSGGGGAISKSPDMCVGVSRPYTLASTVEKISSSPLNCVGLHGNFSVGQYFAPPWNSILVTPNSDCYNPQDLANVHRELGVHPSDGLSSLPSKTLCNTSILSSSLQSLEYLINDIHPPCIKEQMLGKGYETVSVPRLLDHQHAHIRLPVYR encoded by the coding sequence GTGAAGCCATGGCCTCGGTGCATTCTCCAAGATACCCCAGTCCTGCCGAATTGGATGCCTATGCACAGAAGGTTGCGAACAGCCCCTTGACGATCAAGATCTTTCCCACCAACATCAGGGTCCCACAGCACAAGCACCTTAACCGAACCGTGAATGGATTTGATACAACTGGCCAACGCTACAGCCCCTACCCAGTGCACACTAGTGGCTACCAGGGCCTGTTGGCCATTGTGAAGGCCTCCAGCAAAAGCATAGTGAAGAATTCTGAGGGCAAGCGGGCTAAAATGTCCCCTGCACAAATTGGTGTCGCCCCCTACCCAGTGTCGAGCACTTTAGTTCAAGGCCAGACGTGCAACGGACAATTAAACTATCACCAGAAGCAAATGGAAGCGCCAATCCCTCCCAATGTGACTGTCGCTACTTCCATCGTCCCCATCCCTGGAAGGAACCTAACACTACAACAGTCAAACTTACCATCCATCCAGAGTATCATCTATCAGATCAACCAGCAGTGCCAAGCGCAGGCTTCACATCAGGCCTGCCAGGGTGTTGTTGTCACCAACCCGAGCCCGGCCAAGCATGGCATGGTCAATGGCTTTGCCACCATGGCTACGGGAGCTGTGACCTACGCCGGGACGGTTTTGCAAGACTGCCGCGGGGGGGCCGATCTGGCAGCGAATGCAAATGCAGCTGTGGCTCTAGGGCCAAAGCCAGCTGTGTACCCCGACGGCATGGATTACCTAATATGGCAGCAAAAGCAACAGCAGCTCAGAATGTACAGTgggggcagtggaggaggaggggcgATTAGCAAATCTCCAGACATGTGCGTGGGAGTCTCTCGTCCGTACACCTTAGCGAGCACCGTAGAAAAGATCAGCTCTTCCCCTTTGAACTGTGTCGGTTTGCACGGCAATTTCTCGGTGGGGCAATATTTTGCTCCGCCTTGGAACAGCATCTTGGTCACCCCAAACAGCGACTGCTATAATCCACAGGACCTTGCAAATGTCCACCGGGAACTTGGGGTGCACCCGTCCGATGGGCTCTCCAGCTTACCCAGCAAGACACTTTGCAATACATCCATCCTTAGCAGCAGCCTACAATCCTTGGAGTATCTCATAAATGACATTCACCCACCGTGCATCAAAGAGCAAATGTTGGGCAAAGGGTATGAGACGGTGTCTGTGCCCAGGCTTCTGGACCATCAGCATGCTCACATTCGCCTGCCTGTttatagataa